Below is a window of Ruegeria sp. THAF33 DNA.
AAAGTCGCTCGGGTTTCAGCTTTTTGACCGTCGGGAAGGCCGATTAGTACCAACGCAGGAGGTTCGCTATCTCTTGCCCAGCGTCGAGCGCGTTCTCGAATTGATGAGACAAATTTCGGATGTCAGTCAGGATATCACACAACGCAAAGCAGGGCACATCCGTGTCGCTTGCCTGCCGGGATTTGCCACCAGCCATTTGCCCAAAGTCGTCGCCGGTTTCCTGAAGGATCGGCCCGGTGTCACCCTGACGATCGAACCAGACAGACCTGAACGCATTCTGGAATGGATGATCGGCGAGCAGTATGATTTCGGAATCACTGACAGCTTTCACGGTCATCCGGCAGTAGAAAGCAGGGACATCGACGTTCGCACGGTGTGTGTGTTCCCCACCGGGCACGAGTTGGAAAGCCTTTCCGAAATTACGCCGGCGGATCTCGCACATAGAAAAATCATCCACACCCGACGCGACAGCGATTTTTTCGGGCGGCTTTCGAAAGTGTTTCAACATGCCAATGTCGAATTGAACTCGCATATCGAGGTCAGGCAGTTCACGGCAGCATGTGAATTGGCGCTGGAAGGTGTCGGTGTCTCGGTCGTTAGCGAACTGGATGCCGTCCAATACACGTCGAGGGGATTGAGTTATCGGCCGTTCAAGCCATTTTTGACGCATACCCTCTCGTTGGTGCGTCCAATTCTGAAGCAACCGTCATTGGTAACGCTGGAATTCATCGAGCAGTTTCAGGAAAGCCTAAGCCCTTTCAAGGTCGGGTAGCGCCGCCTTCGACCATATTCCTGTGACACCGCAGGAACTGATCCGACAACAAGACCGGTGTCCCGGCCGAAAGTCGCATGTGATCTGCTCGTGCTCAGCGAGATCTACAGCGAAACTCCCTGCACTGCCCCGGGGTCCGACTGAGGCTGGCACGGCGCCGCAGCAGCCTGCTGCAACGCCGTCCAACATGGTGGTTCTTCAGATCGCGGCCTTTCGGCTTTCATCCAGGTAAATTTCACGAAGGCGTTTGGCAATCGGACCGGGTGTACCATCACCCAGCGTGACTCCGTCGATTTCCACTACCGGCATCACGAAGGCACTGGCCGAGGTCGTGAACGCCTCATCAGCCTCTTTGGCTTCGTCGATGGTAAACAGCCGCTCTTCAACTTCCATCTGTGCTTCGGCTGCCATGCGCAGCACGGCCTTGCGAGTGATCCCGTGCAGGATGTCGTTGGACAGCGGGCGGGTCACGATCTTGCCGTTCTTGACGAAATAGGCGTTGTTGCTGGTGCCCTCGGTCACAAAGCCGTCCTCGACCAGCCATGCATCGTCGCAGCCCGCTTTCTTGGCCATCATCTTGCCCATCGAAGGGTAAAGCAGTTGCACGGTTTTGATGTCGCGGCGACCCCAACGGATGTCCTCGATCGAGATGATCTTGGCACCTTTCCGTGCCGCCGGGCTGTCAGCCAGCCCGGGCTTGTTCTGGGTGAACAGAACGAGGCTTGGCTTGGTATCGGCCGAAGGGAAGACAAAATCCCGGTCACCGTCGCTGCCGCGCGAAACCTGAAGGTAGACCAGGCCCTCTTCTATGCCGTTCAGATCAACCAGCTTGCGGTGGATTTCCAGCAGCTCTTCCTTGGTGCAGGGCTCGGCCATCTCCAGCTCGTCCAGAGACCGCTTCAGGCGCACCGCGTGGCCCTCGAAATCGATCAGCTTGCCATCCAGTACACTGGTCACTTCGTAAACCGCGTCTGCAAACAGGAAGCCACGGTCAAAGATAGATACCTTGGCCTCGGTCTCGGGCAGGTATTCGCCATTTACATAAACGGTACGGGTCATGTTTGTCTCCTCAGCCCCAGAGCGCCGCTTCGGGCGGGTGAACTCCGGCGTCGTCAAAAATCAGCGGGGTGTCGCGGTCTTCGGCCAACAGAAGCGGTCCGTCAAGGTCCGTCACCATCGCACCCTGCGCCAACAGTGTCGCGGGCGCCATGGCAAGCGAACTGCCAACCATGCAGCCGACCATGATGCCATACCCTTCCACGATTGCGGCTTTGCGCAGTTCAAGCGCCTCGGTCAGGCCACCGGTCTTGTCGAGTTTGATGTTGATGACATCGTATTTCCCCTTCAGCCCGGGCAGGCTGGCGCGATCATGGCAGGACTCGTCGGCGCAGACGGGCACCGGGCGGTCCATTCCGATCAAAGCGTCGTCGTCACCGGCCGGCAATGGCTGCTCGACCAGCGCTACGCCCAAACGCACCAGATGCGGGGCGAGGTCGGCGTAAACCTCGGCCGACCAGCCTTCGTTCGCATCCACGATGATCCTGGCGTTCGGAGCACCGGCGCGCACGGCCTCGAGCCGGGGCATGTCATCTGGCGTGCCCAGCTTGATCTTCAGAAGCGGGCGGTGCGCGTTCTCGGCCGCCTGAGACTGCATTGCCTCCGGAGTACCCAGCGACAGAGTATAGGCCGTGATCTCGGGTCCGGGCACCGGCAGGCCCGCCAAATCCCAGGCGCGCT
It encodes the following:
- a CDS encoding LysR substrate-binding domain-containing protein, yielding MSQILRVRQLEALMAVTTNGSVTAAAADLGVTQPAVSRLLSDLEKSLGFQLFDRREGRLVPTQEVRYLLPSVERVLELMRQISDVSQDITQRKAGHIRVACLPGFATSHLPKVVAGFLKDRPGVTLTIEPDRPERILEWMIGEQYDFGITDSFHGHPAVESRDIDVRTVCVFPTGHELESLSEITPADLAHRKIIHTRRDSDFFGRLSKVFQHANVELNSHIEVRQFTAACELALEGVGVSVVSELDAVQYTSRGLSYRPFKPFLTHTLSLVRPILKQPSLVTLEFIEQFQESLSPFKVG
- a CDS encoding D-amino-acid transaminase — protein: MTRTVYVNGEYLPETEAKVSIFDRGFLFADAVYEVTSVLDGKLIDFEGHAVRLKRSLDELEMAEPCTKEELLEIHRKLVDLNGIEEGLVYLQVSRGSDGDRDFVFPSADTKPSLVLFTQNKPGLADSPAARKGAKIISIEDIRWGRRDIKTVQLLYPSMGKMMAKKAGCDDAWLVEDGFVTEGTSNNAYFVKNGKIVTRPLSNDILHGITRKAVLRMAAEAQMEVEERLFTIDEAKEADEAFTTSASAFVMPVVEIDGVTLGDGTPGPIAKRLREIYLDESRKAAI
- the dgcA gene encoding N-acetyl-D-Glu racemase DgcA — translated: MQIEVSRDVFQLAQVFTISRGSRTEAKVLTVRVSDGKHQGWGECVPYARYDETLESVEAEIAGLPAEFSRRSLMDLLPAGAARNAVDCALWDLESKRAGKRAWDLAGLPVPGPEITAYTLSLGTPEAMQSQAAENAHRPLLKIKLGTPDDMPRLEAVRAGAPNARIIVDANEGWSAEVYADLAPHLVRLGVALVEQPLPAGDDDALIGMDRPVPVCADESCHDRASLPGLKGKYDVINIKLDKTGGLTEALELRKAAIVEGYGIMVGCMVGSSLAMAPATLLAQGAMVTDLDGPLLLAEDRDTPLIFDDAGVHPPEAALWG